The proteins below come from a single Methanothermobacter sp. genomic window:
- a CDS encoding SBBP repeat-containing protein has protein sequence MARFDGDSNHNGSSGNATITIKSAPDTPFLSYSSYFAGSEHEKGRGFYADKLGYIYFAGNTKSANTPPNDFPAVTARYGPGGGNDAYVVKMHPNGTVIWNIIIGGSGTDTANALTVDRNGNVYVTGWTQSSNFPTTPNAYMETYGGVTDAFALKINSTGGLVYSTFLGGRIVDRGWGIAVDSDGCAYIAGTTNSPDFPVTSGAFQTRKMGPIWETSDGYSGDNMQKYQDSFDAFVVKLNSNGSGLIYSTYLGGSQAEQAQDIRVDSDGNAYILGEETVSTDFPVTPDAMLKSYQGGTQDSFLVKLNSNGSALIYSTYLGGDSYDTGRAMELDKYGNIYITGYTSSDNLPVTRDAFSPFYMGTGFTGSTPNYDGFVMKINPAGGLIYSSYIGGTGLDAAWFITVDSDGCAYVTGQTNSMDFPVTEDAYQKANAGSDDVFIIKIDPSGKRLLYSSYLGGRSAITGPGAPATVKPDDHGWGVALANGGFYVYGETQSSDFPVTADALQNKTGYRGNTTGTAGTGVWDVFLSKFSNPSALLTTLTAENRQILIRAELKCGDWKLARRMVHLEVNNRTVASALTDSNGVALIRYIVPGPGNYTFQVRFNGTEDYMSSSSVIHRRSLREYRYTVKVPAGKIRYRSYYRYWYLKGGEWKYRVKWQWKTRTIYRVETKTIMKWENH, from the coding sequence ATGGCCCGGTTTGATGGTGACAGTAATCATAACGGGTCATCAGGTAATGCAACAATTACGATAAAATCAGCTCCAGATACTCCCTTCCTGTCATACAGCAGCTACTTTGCAGGCAGTGAACATGAAAAGGGGAGGGGTTTTTATGCAGATAAACTCGGCTACATATACTTCGCAGGTAACACAAAATCGGCCAATACACCACCAAATGATTTTCCTGCTGTCACAGCAAGGTATGGGCCTGGTGGAGGTAATGATGCATATGTTGTTAAGATGCACCCCAATGGTACTGTAATATGGAACATCATAATCGGTGGTAGTGGTACTGATACTGCAAACGCACTCACAGTTGACAGAAACGGAAATGTTTATGTCACTGGCTGGACACAGTCATCAAATTTCCCCACAACACCCAATGCATATATGGAGACATATGGTGGTGTAACAGACGCATTTGCACTCAAAATTAACTCCACGGGTGGTCTTGTTTACTCAACATTCCTTGGGGGAAGAATAGTGGATCGCGGATGGGGTATAGCAGTTGATTCAGACGGCTGTGCCTACATTGCGGGGACAACAAATTCACCTGATTTTCCAGTAACATCAGGGGCATTCCAGACACGTAAGATGGGACCCATATGGGAGACTTCTGATGGTTACAGTGGAGATAACATGCAGAAGTATCAGGATAGTTTCGACGCATTTGTCGTGAAGCTCAATAGTAATGGTTCGGGTCTAATCTACAGCACATACCTTGGGGGTAGCCAGGCGGAACAGGCCCAGGATATAAGGGTGGACAGTGACGGTAATGCCTACATTCTGGGTGAGGAAACGGTTTCAACGGACTTTCCGGTTACACCTGATGCAATGTTAAAGTCGTATCAGGGGGGAACACAGGATTCCTTCCTGGTGAAGCTCAACAGTAATGGTTCGGCTCTAATCTACAGCACATACCTTGGAGGGGACAGTTATGATACTGGAAGAGCGATGGAACTCGATAAATATGGTAATATCTACATAACTGGCTATACAAGTTCAGATAACCTTCCAGTAACCCGGGATGCATTCTCCCCATTCTACATGGGCACAGGCTTCACTGGAAGCACTCCAAACTATGATGGATTTGTAATGAAGATTAACCCTGCGGGAGGTCTTATCTACTCTTCATACATAGGGGGAACAGGACTCGATGCAGCCTGGTTCATTACAGTGGACAGTGATGGGTGCGCATACGTGACAGGTCAGACAAATTCAATGGATTTCCCTGTGACAGAGGACGCATACCAGAAGGCCAATGCTGGCTCAGACGATGTTTTCATAATAAAGATTGATCCATCAGGTAAGAGACTCCTTTACAGTTCTTACCTTGGGGGAAGAAGTGCCATAACTGGACCAGGCGCTCCGGCGACGGTTAAACCTGATGACCATGGATGGGGGGTGGCCCTTGCAAATGGGGGTTTCTATGTCTACGGCGAAACGCAATCTTCAGACTTCCCTGTGACCGCAGATGCACTGCAGAATAAAACGGGTTACAGGGGCAATACAACTGGCACAGCAGGTACTGGTGTATGGGATGTGTTTCTTTCAAAATTCTCTAACCCATCAGCACTGCTGACAACATTAACAGCAGAGAATAGGCAGATACTGATAAGGGCGGAACTTAAGTGCGGGGACTGGAAACTCGCCAGGCGAATGGTTCACCTCGAGGTGAATAATCGTACTGTGGCATCAGCTTTAACAGATTCAAATGGCGTTGCTCTAATCAGATACATCGTGCCAGGGCCGGGCAACTATACATTCCAGGTTCGATTCAATGGCACAGAGGATTATATGTCGTCATCCAGTGTGATTCATAGAAGGTCCCTCAGAGAGTACAGATACACAGTTAAAGTTCCCGCGGGTAAGATACGCTACAGATCCTATTATAGGTACTGGTATCTGAAGGGCGGAGAATGGAAATACAGGGTTAAATGGCAATGGAAAACAAGGACCATATACCGGGTGGAAACAAAGACCATCATGAAATGGGAAAATCACTGA
- a CDS encoding Ig-like domain-containing protein: MNNIRTNFLLLAVSILILAAAGTASAHEIETTPNYGQYPVVTVESPSHNARVGDAVTIRGKAHLADNHTAIGKVVVTINNTDFDVLNVTNGWSYTWNTTGYPNGQYSIRITAHGVNQAGKNVTGTTTILLNVNNTRTTVTELAATTGTPTQGTVWLTARLRDGNGNPLRSRNIRFFVNGSEMGNSTTDVNGIALFKFTSTFTGNYMQWPGLMVTVIITGHQVMQQLR, encoded by the coding sequence GTGAATAACATAAGAACCAATTTTTTGCTGCTGGCTGTCTCTATTTTAATTTTAGCAGCGGCGGGCACAGCCTCGGCACATGAAATAGAGACCACCCCCAACTATGGACAGTACCCTGTCGTTACAGTGGAGTCTCCCTCACATAATGCGAGGGTTGGTGACGCTGTTACAATAAGGGGTAAGGCTCACCTGGCGGATAATCACACCGCCATAGGGAAGGTCGTGGTTACAATCAATAACACCGACTTTGATGTGCTAAACGTGACCAATGGGTGGAGTTATACCTGGAATACGACAGGCTATCCAAATGGGCAGTACAGTATCAGGATAACAGCTCATGGGGTCAATCAGGCAGGTAAAAATGTGACCGGCACCACAACTATACTCCTCAATGTGAATAACACCAGAACCACTGTTACAGAACTTGCAGCCACAACAGGCACTCCAACCCAGGGGACAGTCTGGCTTACAGCACGTCTCAGGGATGGTAATGGAAATCCACTCAGGAGCAGAAACATCAGGTTCTTTGTCAATGGCTCTGAAATGGGTAATTCAACGACTGATGTGAATGGGATAGCTCTGTTTAAATTCACGTCCACATTTACCGGCAACTACATGCAATGGCCCGGTTTGATGGTGACAGTAATCATAACGGGTCATCAGGTAATGCAACAATTACGATAA
- a CDS encoding sensor histidine kinase: MVDADGNTIYQNTAMKRLGVVEFPEYSGERGPVIIDRMDINGRHYTGWMVPRFQGGEYAGFIVSLTDITDLIVAKRSLEDALMERDALLSEVHHRVKNNLQIIISLLNIQAMNADEDTRQVLMDAQSRVRAMAIIHETLYDSGDFSGVLMSYFITRLIERLISAHSVYGVDFEVDADVRLNLETAIPLGLFINEALTNSIRHAFPDGRGMIRVSIDPGDVMHLTVEDDGRGMGEVLRVQWVYPS; the protein is encoded by the coding sequence GTGGTCGACGCTGATGGGAACACCATATACCAGAACACGGCAATGAAGAGGCTTGGTGTGGTGGAGTTTCCTGAGTACAGCGGCGAAAGGGGGCCTGTGATAATTGACAGGATGGACATCAACGGGAGGCACTACACTGGCTGGATGGTTCCCAGGTTTCAGGGTGGCGAATATGCAGGGTTTATAGTCTCGCTCACAGACATAACAGACCTGATAGTGGCCAAGAGGTCCCTTGAGGATGCACTCATGGAGAGGGACGCCCTCCTCAGTGAGGTGCACCACCGGGTCAAGAACAACCTCCAGATCATAATAAGCCTCCTGAACATCCAGGCAATGAATGCAGATGAGGATACCCGCCAAGTCCTGATGGACGCCCAGAGCCGGGTGAGGGCGATGGCAATCATCCATGAGACCCTCTATGACAGTGGCGACTTCTCAGGTGTTCTCATGTCCTACTTCATAACCAGGCTGATTGAGAGGCTGATAAGCGCCCATTCGGTCTACGGGGTGGACTTTGAGGTGGATGCCGATGTGAGGCTGAACCTGGAGACCGCAATACCCCTGGGCCTGTTCATCAATGAGGCCCTCACCAACTCCATAAGGCATGCGTTCCCTGATGGTAGGGGCATGATACGTGTAAGTATTGATCCAGGTGATGTGATGCACCTCACTGTTGAGGATGATGGTAGGGGTATGGGTGAGGTCCTGAGGGTACAGTGGGTTTATCCCTCATGA
- a CDS encoding alpha/beta fold hydrolase has protein sequence MKIWAVILLLAVLTVPPSTALNNPVLDEPGYGMITESHGEGSQRYWIFKPSKPGSYPVVVFIHGWAATEPLFYMAWIRHLVREGNIVIYPRYQNLLDTTPDAFTDNAASAVGEALRRVRGDWNGELFLAGHSAGGIIALNLASRQDIPDPDGILALQTGDSEGGRKFENLRGIPQDTLLVVMAGDRDNITGTLDSYRIMRSTPQIPGDRKLFLLVRSDRNLVADHLSPLAVSDEFGVLVDNLDYSGYWKVLDMMMELARENKTLADADTGRLLGMGSWGDGRPVRRMEIVEY, from the coding sequence ATGAAAATATGGGCAGTTATCCTCCTCCTTGCGGTCCTCACGGTCCCCCCAAGTACAGCCCTCAACAACCCTGTCCTTGATGAACCGGGATACGGAATGATAACCGAGAGCCACGGTGAGGGAAGCCAGAGATACTGGATCTTCAAACCATCAAAACCCGGGAGTTACCCTGTGGTGGTATTCATCCATGGCTGGGCCGCCACAGAGCCCCTCTTCTACATGGCCTGGATAAGGCACCTTGTGAGGGAGGGGAACATCGTAATCTACCCCCGCTACCAGAACCTTCTCGATACAACACCAGATGCCTTCACCGATAACGCCGCATCTGCAGTTGGGGAGGCCCTCAGGAGGGTCAGGGGAGACTGGAACGGTGAACTCTTCCTTGCAGGGCACTCGGCCGGGGGTATAATAGCCCTCAACCTAGCATCCCGCCAGGATATACCTGACCCTGATGGTATCCTGGCTTTGCAGACAGGGGACTCGGAGGGGGGCAGGAAATTCGAGAACCTCAGGGGTATACCCCAGGACACCCTCCTTGTGGTTATGGCCGGCGACAGGGATAATATAACAGGGACTTTGGACTCCTACAGGATAATGAGGTCCACGCCCCAGATACCCGGGGACAGAAAGCTGTTCCTCCTTGTGCGCTCAGACCGCAACCTGGTGGCTGATCACCTGTCACCCCTTGCGGTTTCAGATGAATTCGGGGTGCTGGTGGACAACCTGGACTACAGTGGCTACTGGAAGGTCCTGGATATGATGATGGAACTTGCACGTGAAAATAAAACCCTCGCAGATGCCGATACCGGCAGACTCCTTGGTATGGGCAGCTGGGGTGATGGTAGACCCGTGAGGAGGATGGAGATTGTTGAATACTGA
- a CDS encoding cupin domain-containing protein: MVHLIVKNPDDREYRRVLDGTLLSEIIHPRNDPVGMNFSLAHAILREGEASLPHRLGESVEVYYILRGEGVMHIGDEVKEVSGGDAVYIPPGCVQYIENSGEGDLSFLCIVSPPWRGEDEELVTD; this comes from the coding sequence ATGGTTCATCTGATTGTTAAAAACCCTGATGACCGCGAATATAGGAGGGTCCTGGATGGTACCCTGCTCTCTGAGATCATCCACCCCAGGAATGACCCTGTGGGGATGAACTTCAGCCTCGCCCATGCCATACTCAGGGAAGGTGAGGCCTCACTTCCCCACCGCCTGGGGGAGTCCGTGGAGGTCTACTACATCCTCAGGGGTGAAGGGGTCATGCACATAGGGGATGAGGTGAAGGAAGTAAGTGGGGGCGACGCAGTCTATATTCCCCCTGGCTGTGTCCAGTACATTGAGAACAGTGGTGAGGGGGACCTCTCATTCCTGTGCATCGTATCCCCACCCTGGAGGGGTGAGGACGAGGAACTTGTCACTGACTGA